From the genome of Syntrophorhabdaceae bacterium:
TGGTGGCCTCGATCTTGCCCACGTTCCTGACATCGAGCACATCCTTCCTGTTTCCCGTCGGCAAAAGACTTCCCGTCAGGATGCCCGCAGTACCTGAATAGTCCAGGGATATCTTCGAGCCGGTGCCCGGCACGCCGTCAATTGCGTAGTTACCTTCGTAGACTGCTTTACCGGCGCGTGTTTCAAATTCAAGACCGAGATACTTTCCCACGTTCCTGCAGAAAACCCTCACAGTCGTTCGTGACCCCTGAGCCCTTACCAGTCCTTCGTCCACGGCAAAGGGACCCACGGCTGCGGATAGGTTGCCGCAGATCGTACCCCAATCGATGATCGGTTCCGTGACGCTGGCCTGTCCGAAAATATAATCCATGTCTGCATCTTTGCGGCTGGGCGGCCCCACAACGGCCACCTTGCTCGTCAGTATATCGGCACCGCCGAGTCCGTCTATCTGTCTCTTGTCGGGACTCCCCAGGACCCTGAGGACTGTTTTTGTTCTTTCCTCGATGTTTTCGGGCAATTCATTGTCATGGAAGAAAACCCCTTTGCTCGTGCCGCCTCTCATGATAACGCATTTAAGTTTTGCCATTTTTCCTTACCTCCATTTTAGTCCAAATCCTGCCAACACGCCTCAGTCTCATGCTCCGCTTTCGTTAAGAACCAAATACAAGATTGGGCAGCCACAAGCTCAATTCCGGGAAAATTATGAGGATAAACAGTACGCATAGATCACATGTTAAAAAAGGTATAATCCCCTTGAAGGCATCCTCAAGGGATACCGAGCCTTCGGAAGCAGCCACCGCCACATATACGTTCATCCCGACTGGCGGTGTTATCTGCCCTATCTCGCACATCTTGATGAGAAATATCCCGAACCAGATGGGGTCGAATCCAAGCTGCATAACGACCGGGAAAACAACCGGAATGGTGATACACAGGATTGCCACCGAATCGAGGAGCATGCCGAGCACAAAGTAAAGCAGGACGAGGCTCGCCAGGAATACCGTGCGTGATATGTGGGCATCACCGAGGAAGGCTGCCACGTTGACCGGCAGTTGGGTCACGCTCAGGAATCGTCCGAATATTATTGCACCGATGATAACAAGGAAGATCATGCCTGTTGCCTTCATACAATCTATAAGGGCAGAGGGTATTTGGGTTTGACGGATCCCCTTCTTTACCACAGCGAAAAGAAGGGTGCCGAAAGCGCCTACGGCAGCGCCTTCTGTGGCCGTGAACCAGCCCGCAAAAATGCCGCCCAGAACAAGGGCTGCAAAAAATATTATAGGCCATATCGAGATGAGCGCACGTACCTTTTCGCTCAGCTTGTAACCTTCTTTGACAAGAGGCGCCAGCGTGGGCTTTCTTTTAACCCTTATATAGGTCAGAGCTGAAAAAGCAAATGCCGATATGAAACCGGGGACGAACCCTGCCATGAACATCCTGCCGATCGACTGTTCAGTCAATATGCAGTAGATGATCATCAAGCCGCTTGGTGGGATCAGAGTGGCAAAGGTACCGGCAGAACTGATCGTGCCTATCGAAAGCCTTTTGTCCATTCCGCGCTTCAGCATTTCCGGTAAGGCAATTTTTGTAAAGATACCTGCGGTGGCAAGGGAGGAGCCACAGATCATTCCGAAGAATGCGCATGCAAAGGTTGTGGCAATGGCAAGGCCGCCGTGCAGCCTGCCCAGAAGCTTGCTCATGGCCTCATACACCATTGCCCCTATGCCGCCGTTCAGGGCGAAGGACCCCATGAGAAGAAAAAGCGGCAAAGGACTGAGATCATAGGAAGCTGCCACTGCAAAAGGGCTCGATCCAAGTATATCGAGGCCGCCTCTTGCCCCCATCAGAAGACACATACCGGCGCCTCCGACAAGACTCAATGCCAGCCCTATGTGGAGACCTGAAAAAATGAGTACAAGAAGGGCGGCTACGCCTGCGGTTCCTACAAGTGTCGGATCCATAACCATCTCAATTCCTCTTGTCGGTTATCGTTCCTGATTTTCCTCCAGGTCGCAGCAGACTGACGATCAACTGGATCAGGAACATAACGAACCCGATAAAAACCCCGGCCTTTGCCCAATATACGGGCATCTGAAAATCTGCGCCGGGCAGGGCTTCCCGAATGCTGTATGAATCGTAGAAGTTAAGCGCAGTCTGCCAGGACATCACGGCCACGGTTATAACCGCCAGGATGTAAACAAGTATCCTGACGATACGGGCCGCCCCGGCCGGCAGCCGCTTGACTACCAGTTGCGCGGAGACATGCTGCCCTCCCTCTTCACATGGAGAAAATCCGGCAAACACGGAGAGGGCAAGAAAAATACCCACGATCTCTATGACACCCTCAATC
Proteins encoded in this window:
- a CDS encoding PrpF domain-containing protein, translating into MAKLKCVIMRGGTSKGVFFHDNELPENIEERTKTVLRVLGSPDKRQIDGLGGADILTSKVAVVGPPSRKDADMDYIFGQASVTEPIIDWGTICGNLSAAVGPFAVDEGLVRAQGSRTTVRVFCRNVGKYLGLEFETRAGKAVYEGNYAIDGVPGTGSKISLDYSGTAGILTGSLLPTGNRKDVLDVRNVGKIEATIIDVSTPVVFVRARDLGLKGTELARDMDADRKLIESLEQIRLEAARLAKLEGKSAFMPMLALVQEPVPWTNFITGEPMKPEGVTIMSKIYAAGMMHKAYPGTGCVTTGVATKLKGSIANEFISPADKDKETVTIGHFSGLISVDVRCRDEGGTFDLEKAIMYRTARRIMEGYVYV
- a CDS encoding TRAP transporter large permease, whose amino-acid sequence is MDPTLVGTAGVAALLVLIFSGLHIGLALSLVGGAGMCLLMGARGGLDILGSSPFAVAASYDLSPLPLFLLMGSFALNGGIGAMVYEAMSKLLGRLHGGLAIATTFACAFFGMICGSSLATAGIFTKIALPEMLKRGMDKRLSIGTISSAGTFATLIPPSGLMIIYCILTEQSIGRMFMAGFVPGFISAFAFSALTYIRVKRKPTLAPLVKEGYKLSEKVRALISIWPIIFFAALVLGGIFAGWFTATEGAAVGAFGTLLFAVVKKGIRQTQIPSALIDCMKATGMIFLVIIGAIIFGRFLSVTQLPVNVAAFLGDAHISRTVFLASLVLLYFVLGMLLDSVAILCITIPVVFPVVMQLGFDPIWFGIFLIKMCEIGQITPPVGMNVYVAVAASEGSVSLEDAFKGIIPFLTCDLCVLFILIIFPELSLWLPNLVFGS
- a CDS encoding TRAP transporter small permease, with protein sequence MTIRNRILATIGSLLIFLIMILLVIEVVSRFVFGASIEGVIEIVGIFLALSVFAGFSPCEEGGQHVSAQLVVKRLPAGAARIVRILVYILAVITVAVMSWQTALNFYDSYSIREALPGADFQMPVYWAKAGVFIGFVMFLIQLIVSLLRPGGKSGTITDKRN